From a region of the Takifugu flavidus isolate HTHZ2018 chromosome 20, ASM371156v2, whole genome shotgun sequence genome:
- the hnrpkl gene encoding heterogeneous nuclear ribonucleoprotein K, like isoform X5, whose translation MDVKSKDQDKDNAFSNADANGKRPAEDMDEEHAFKRSRNADEMVELRILLQSKNAGAVIGKGGKNIKALRTDYNASVSVPDSSGPERILSVNASIDTIGKILLKIIPTLEEYQHYSGIDFDSELRLLIHQSLAGGIIGVKGAKIKELRENTQTTIKLFQECCPHSTDRVVLVGGKPERVIECIKVILELVSETPIKGRTQPYDPNFYDETYDYGGFTMMFEDRGRRPVSGFPIRVRGGFDRAPPVRSSRPPPPSRRDYDDISPRRGPPPPLSRGGRGSSRARNLPLPPPPPPRGGGDRFSHGSYHSSMDDRPSERRSRGDRYDSMSGSRYDNNSSWERFQSGSRGSYSDIGGPVITTQVTIPKDLAGSIIGKGGQRIKQIRHECGASIKIDEPLEGSEDRIITITGTQDQIQNAQYLLQNSVRQYSGRFF comes from the exons ATGGATGTGAAAAGCAAAGATCAGGACAAAGACAACGCATTCAGCAACGCTGATGCTAACG GCAAACGCCCAGCAGAGGACATGGATGAGGAGCACGCCTTCAAACGCTCTCGGAATGCAGATGAAATGGTGGAGCTGCGCATCTTACTTCAAAGCAAA AATGCCGGCGCTGTTATTGGTAAAGGTGGCAAGAACATAAAAGCTCTTCGCACAGAT tACAATGCCAGTGTATCAGTCCCAGACAGCAGTGGCCCAGAGCG AATCCTGAGCGTTAACGCCAGTATCGACACAATTGGAAAGATTCTCCTAAAAATCATTCCTACTCTGGAGGAG TATCAGCATTACAGTGGGATTGATTTTGACAGCGAGCTTCGCCTGCTGATCCATCAGAGTTTGGCAGGTGGCATCATTGGGGTGAAAGGTGCCAAGATAAAAGAGCTGAGAGAG AACACGCAGACCACCATCAAGTTATTCCAGGAATGCTGTCCACACTCCACTGACAGGGTTGTCTTGGTGGGAGGAAAACCAGAGCGTGTCATTGAATGTATCAAAGTTATCCTGGAGTTGGTGTCAGAG ACCCCCATTAAAGGCCGCACGCAGCCTTACGACCCCAATTTCTACGACGAGACGTACGACTACGGCGGTTTCACCATGATGTTCGAGGACAGAGGGAGGCGACCTGTCAGCGGCTTCCCCATCCGCGTGCGCGGAGGCTTCGACCGCGCGCCTCCCGTTCGCTCCAGCAGACCGCCGCCCCCCTCCCGGAGGGATTACGACGACATCAGCCCCCGCAGGGGGCCTCCGCCGCCACTGAGCAGAGGCGGACGAGGCAGCAGCCGAGCGCGGAACCTGCCTCTCCCCCCTCCGCCACCTCCAAGAGGCGG AGGCGACAGGTTTTCACACGGCAGCTATCACAGCAGCATGGACGACAGACCGAG cgagaggagaagcagaggagaccGCTACGACAGCATG AGCGGCAGCAGATACG ACAACAATTCTTCCTGGGAGCGCTTTCAGTCTG GCAGCAGGGGCTCGTACAGCGACATCGGGGGCCCGGTCATCACCACGCAAGTGACGATCCCAAAAGAC CTGGCCGGTTCCATCATCGGCAAGGGCGGTCAGAGGATCAAGCAGATCCGCCACGAGTGCGGGGCGTCCATCAAGATCGATGAGCCACTAGAGGGCTCTGAGGAccgcatcatcaccatcacagggACACAGGACCAGATCCAGAATGCCCAGTACCTCCTGCAGAACAG TGTGAGGCAGTACTCCGGTCGCTTCTTCTAG
- the hnrpkl gene encoding heterogeneous nuclear ribonucleoprotein K, like isoform X1 yields the protein MDVKSKDQDKDNAFSNADANVTLPSLVGKRPAEDMDEEHAFKRSRNADEMVELRILLQSKNAGAVIGKGGKNIKALRTDYNASVSVPDSSGPERILSVNASIDTIGKILLKIIPTLEEYQHYSGIDFDSELRLLIHQSLAGGIIGVKGAKIKELRENTQTTIKLFQECCPHSTDRVVLVGGKPERVIECIKVILELVSETPIKGRTQPYDPNFYDETYDYGGFTMMFEDRGRRPVSGFPIRVRGGFDRAPPVRSSRPPPPSRRDYDDISPRRGPPPPLSRGGRGSSRARNLPLPPPPPPRGGGDRFSHGSYHSSMDDRPSERRSRGDRYDSMSGSRYDNNSSWERFQSGSRGSYSDIGGPVITTQVTIPKDLAGSIIGKGGQRIKQIRHECGASIKIDEPLEGSEDRIITITGTQDQIQNAQYLLQNRHAHQFTPLMSCSRQSK from the exons ATGGATGTGAAAAGCAAAGATCAGGACAAAGACAACGCATTCAGCAACGCTGATGCTAACG TAACACTGCCCTCACTGGTAGGCAAACGCCCAGCAGAGGACATGGATGAGGAGCACGCCTTCAAACGCTCTCGGAATGCAGATGAAATGGTGGAGCTGCGCATCTTACTTCAAAGCAAA AATGCCGGCGCTGTTATTGGTAAAGGTGGCAAGAACATAAAAGCTCTTCGCACAGAT tACAATGCCAGTGTATCAGTCCCAGACAGCAGTGGCCCAGAGCG AATCCTGAGCGTTAACGCCAGTATCGACACAATTGGAAAGATTCTCCTAAAAATCATTCCTACTCTGGAGGAG TATCAGCATTACAGTGGGATTGATTTTGACAGCGAGCTTCGCCTGCTGATCCATCAGAGTTTGGCAGGTGGCATCATTGGGGTGAAAGGTGCCAAGATAAAAGAGCTGAGAGAG AACACGCAGACCACCATCAAGTTATTCCAGGAATGCTGTCCACACTCCACTGACAGGGTTGTCTTGGTGGGAGGAAAACCAGAGCGTGTCATTGAATGTATCAAAGTTATCCTGGAGTTGGTGTCAGAG ACCCCCATTAAAGGCCGCACGCAGCCTTACGACCCCAATTTCTACGACGAGACGTACGACTACGGCGGTTTCACCATGATGTTCGAGGACAGAGGGAGGCGACCTGTCAGCGGCTTCCCCATCCGCGTGCGCGGAGGCTTCGACCGCGCGCCTCCCGTTCGCTCCAGCAGACCGCCGCCCCCCTCCCGGAGGGATTACGACGACATCAGCCCCCGCAGGGGGCCTCCGCCGCCACTGAGCAGAGGCGGACGAGGCAGCAGCCGAGCGCGGAACCTGCCTCTCCCCCCTCCGCCACCTCCAAGAGGCGG AGGCGACAGGTTTTCACACGGCAGCTATCACAGCAGCATGGACGACAGACCGAG cgagaggagaagcagaggagaccGCTACGACAGCATG AGCGGCAGCAGATACG ACAACAATTCTTCCTGGGAGCGCTTTCAGTCTG GCAGCAGGGGCTCGTACAGCGACATCGGGGGCCCGGTCATCACCACGCAAGTGACGATCCCAAAAGAC CTGGCCGGTTCCATCATCGGCAAGGGCGGTCAGAGGATCAAGCAGATCCGCCACGAGTGCGGGGCGTCCATCAAGATCGATGAGCCACTAGAGGGCTCTGAGGAccgcatcatcaccatcacagggACACAGGACCAGATCCAGAATGCCCAGTACCTCCTGCAGAACAGGCACGCGCACCAGTTCACCCCACTGATGTCTTGTTCCCgacaaagcaaataa
- the hnrpkl gene encoding heterogeneous nuclear ribonucleoprotein K, like isoform X2 gives MDVKSKDQDKDNAFSNADANGKRPAEDMDEEHAFKRSRNADEMVELRILLQSKNAGAVIGKGGKNIKALRTDYNASVSVPDSSGPERILSVNASIDTIGKILLKIIPTLEEYQHYSGIDFDSELRLLIHQSLAGGIIGVKGAKIKELRENTQTTIKLFQECCPHSTDRVVLVGGKPERVIECIKVILELVSETPIKGRTQPYDPNFYDETYDYGGFTMMFEDRGRRPVSGFPIRVRGGFDRAPPVRSSRPPPPSRRDYDDISPRRGPPPPLSRGGRGSSRARNLPLPPPPPPRGGGDRFSHGSYHSSMDDRPSERRSRGDRYDSMSGSRYDNNSSWERFQSGSRGSYSDIGGPVITTQVTIPKDLAGSIIGKGGQRIKQIRHECGASIKIDEPLEGSEDRIITITGTQDQIQNAQYLLQNRHAHQFTPLMSCSRQSK, from the exons ATGGATGTGAAAAGCAAAGATCAGGACAAAGACAACGCATTCAGCAACGCTGATGCTAACG GCAAACGCCCAGCAGAGGACATGGATGAGGAGCACGCCTTCAAACGCTCTCGGAATGCAGATGAAATGGTGGAGCTGCGCATCTTACTTCAAAGCAAA AATGCCGGCGCTGTTATTGGTAAAGGTGGCAAGAACATAAAAGCTCTTCGCACAGAT tACAATGCCAGTGTATCAGTCCCAGACAGCAGTGGCCCAGAGCG AATCCTGAGCGTTAACGCCAGTATCGACACAATTGGAAAGATTCTCCTAAAAATCATTCCTACTCTGGAGGAG TATCAGCATTACAGTGGGATTGATTTTGACAGCGAGCTTCGCCTGCTGATCCATCAGAGTTTGGCAGGTGGCATCATTGGGGTGAAAGGTGCCAAGATAAAAGAGCTGAGAGAG AACACGCAGACCACCATCAAGTTATTCCAGGAATGCTGTCCACACTCCACTGACAGGGTTGTCTTGGTGGGAGGAAAACCAGAGCGTGTCATTGAATGTATCAAAGTTATCCTGGAGTTGGTGTCAGAG ACCCCCATTAAAGGCCGCACGCAGCCTTACGACCCCAATTTCTACGACGAGACGTACGACTACGGCGGTTTCACCATGATGTTCGAGGACAGAGGGAGGCGACCTGTCAGCGGCTTCCCCATCCGCGTGCGCGGAGGCTTCGACCGCGCGCCTCCCGTTCGCTCCAGCAGACCGCCGCCCCCCTCCCGGAGGGATTACGACGACATCAGCCCCCGCAGGGGGCCTCCGCCGCCACTGAGCAGAGGCGGACGAGGCAGCAGCCGAGCGCGGAACCTGCCTCTCCCCCCTCCGCCACCTCCAAGAGGCGG AGGCGACAGGTTTTCACACGGCAGCTATCACAGCAGCATGGACGACAGACCGAG cgagaggagaagcagaggagaccGCTACGACAGCATG AGCGGCAGCAGATACG ACAACAATTCTTCCTGGGAGCGCTTTCAGTCTG GCAGCAGGGGCTCGTACAGCGACATCGGGGGCCCGGTCATCACCACGCAAGTGACGATCCCAAAAGAC CTGGCCGGTTCCATCATCGGCAAGGGCGGTCAGAGGATCAAGCAGATCCGCCACGAGTGCGGGGCGTCCATCAAGATCGATGAGCCACTAGAGGGCTCTGAGGAccgcatcatcaccatcacagggACACAGGACCAGATCCAGAATGCCCAGTACCTCCTGCAGAACAGGCACGCGCACCAGTTCACCCCACTGATGTCTTGTTCCCgacaaagcaaataa
- the hnrpkl gene encoding heterogeneous nuclear ribonucleoprotein K, like isoform X6 — protein sequence MDVKSKDQDKDNAFSNADANVTLPSLVGKRPAEDMDEEHAFKRSRNADEMVELRILLQSKNAGAVIGKGGKNIKALRTDYNASVSVPDSSGPERILSVNASIDTIGKILLKIIPTLEEYQHYSGIDFDSELRLLIHQSLAGGIIGVKGAKIKELRENTQTTIKLFQECCPHSTDRVVLVGGKPERVIECIKVILELVSETPIKGRTQPYDPNFYDETYDYGGFTMMFEDRGRRPVSGFPIRVRGGFDRAPPVRSSRPPPPSRRDYDDISPRRGPPPPLSRGGRGSSRARNLPLPPPPPPRGGGDRFSHGSYHSSMDDRPSERRSRGDRYDSMSGSRYGSRGSYSDIGGPVITTQVTIPKDLAGSIIGKGGQRIKQIRHECGASIKIDEPLEGSEDRIITITGTQDQIQNAQYLLQNSVRQYSGRFF from the exons ATGGATGTGAAAAGCAAAGATCAGGACAAAGACAACGCATTCAGCAACGCTGATGCTAACG TAACACTGCCCTCACTGGTAGGCAAACGCCCAGCAGAGGACATGGATGAGGAGCACGCCTTCAAACGCTCTCGGAATGCAGATGAAATGGTGGAGCTGCGCATCTTACTTCAAAGCAAA AATGCCGGCGCTGTTATTGGTAAAGGTGGCAAGAACATAAAAGCTCTTCGCACAGAT tACAATGCCAGTGTATCAGTCCCAGACAGCAGTGGCCCAGAGCG AATCCTGAGCGTTAACGCCAGTATCGACACAATTGGAAAGATTCTCCTAAAAATCATTCCTACTCTGGAGGAG TATCAGCATTACAGTGGGATTGATTTTGACAGCGAGCTTCGCCTGCTGATCCATCAGAGTTTGGCAGGTGGCATCATTGGGGTGAAAGGTGCCAAGATAAAAGAGCTGAGAGAG AACACGCAGACCACCATCAAGTTATTCCAGGAATGCTGTCCACACTCCACTGACAGGGTTGTCTTGGTGGGAGGAAAACCAGAGCGTGTCATTGAATGTATCAAAGTTATCCTGGAGTTGGTGTCAGAG ACCCCCATTAAAGGCCGCACGCAGCCTTACGACCCCAATTTCTACGACGAGACGTACGACTACGGCGGTTTCACCATGATGTTCGAGGACAGAGGGAGGCGACCTGTCAGCGGCTTCCCCATCCGCGTGCGCGGAGGCTTCGACCGCGCGCCTCCCGTTCGCTCCAGCAGACCGCCGCCCCCCTCCCGGAGGGATTACGACGACATCAGCCCCCGCAGGGGGCCTCCGCCGCCACTGAGCAGAGGCGGACGAGGCAGCAGCCGAGCGCGGAACCTGCCTCTCCCCCCTCCGCCACCTCCAAGAGGCGG AGGCGACAGGTTTTCACACGGCAGCTATCACAGCAGCATGGACGACAGACCGAG cgagaggagaagcagaggagaccGCTACGACAGCATG AGCGGCAGCAGATACG GCAGCAGGGGCTCGTACAGCGACATCGGGGGCCCGGTCATCACCACGCAAGTGACGATCCCAAAAGAC CTGGCCGGTTCCATCATCGGCAAGGGCGGTCAGAGGATCAAGCAGATCCGCCACGAGTGCGGGGCGTCCATCAAGATCGATGAGCCACTAGAGGGCTCTGAGGAccgcatcatcaccatcacagggACACAGGACCAGATCCAGAATGCCCAGTACCTCCTGCAGAACAG TGTGAGGCAGTACTCCGGTCGCTTCTTCTAG
- the LOC130516731 gene encoding guanine nucleotide-binding protein G(q) subunit alpha-like produces the protein MTLSFAGACCLSPEAKEARRINDEIERQLRRDKRKFRREYKLLLLGTGESGKSTFIKQMRIIHGRGYSDEDKRGFTRLVYQNIVTAVQAMVQAMSALQIPYKYESNKANAALVSAVEVEKVTKLTNPCVEAIRSLWSDPGIQECYIRRREYQLSDSAKYYLNELDRIAAANYLPSQQDVLRVRVPTTGIIEYPFHLENVVIRMVDVGGQRSERRKWIHCFQNVTSIMFLVALSEYDQVLVESDYENRMEESMALFQTIITYQWFKRTSVILFLNKIDLLKEKVMYSHLGDYFPDFDGPRQDADAAKSFILDAFSSLNPNEKKIIYSHFTCATDTDNIRFVFHAVKDHILQGNLEIHNLV, from the exons ATGACGCTGAGCTTCGCGGGGGCCTGCTGCCTCAGCCCGGAGGCCAAGGAGGCTCGGAGGATCAACGACGAGATCGAGAGGCAGCTCCGCCGGGACAAGAGGAAGTTCCGCCGCGaatacaagctgctgctgctcg GAACCGGCGAGAGCGGGAAGAGCACCTTCATCAAGCAGATGCGGATCATCCACGGACGGGGCTACTCTGACGAGGACAAGCGGGGCTTCACCCGGCTGGTCTACCAGAACATCGTCACGGCCGTGCAGGCCATGGTCCAGGCCATGAGCGCGCTGCAGATCCCCTACAAGTACGAGAGCAACAAG GCGAACGCGGCCCTGGTCAGCGCCGTCGAGGTGGAGAAGGTCACCAAATTAACCAATCCCTGTGTGGAGGCCATCAGGAGCTTGTGGAGCGATCCGGGGATTCAGGAATGCTACATTCGGAGGAGGGAATACCAGCTGTCAGACTCGGCCAAATA CTACCTGAACGAATTGGACCGGATCGCCGCTGCTAATTATCTGCCAAGCCAGCAGGACGTCCTGAGGGTCAGGGTTCCCACCACGGGCATCATCGAGTACCCCTTCCACCTGGAGAACGTGGTGATCAG GATGGTGGACGTGGGCGGCCAGCGTTcggagaggaggaagtggatcCACTGTTTCCAGAACGTCACTTCCATCATGTTCCTTGTGGCGCTCAGCGAGTACGACCAGGTCCTTGTTGAGTCCGACTACGAG AACCGGATGGAGGAGAGCATGGCGCTGTTCCAGACCATCATCACCTACCAGTGGTTCAAACGCACCTCCGTCATCTTGTTCCTCAACAAGATCGACCTGCTGAAGGAGAAAGTCATGTACTCACACTTGGGCGACTACTTCCCTGATTTTGACG GTCCCCGGCAGGACGCCGATGCGGCCAAGTCCTTCATCCTGGACGCGTTCTCCAGCCTCAACCCCAACGAGAAGAAGATAATCTACTCTCACTTCACCTGCGCCACCGACACCGACAACATCCGGTTTGTCTTCCACGCCGTGAAGGACCACATCCTCCAGGGGAACCTGGAAATCCACAACTTGGTTTGA
- the hnrpkl gene encoding heterogeneous nuclear ribonucleoprotein K, like isoform X4, producing MDVKSKDQDKDNAFSNADANVTLPSLVGKRPAEDMDEEHAFKRSRNADEMVELRILLQSKNAGAVIGKGGKNIKALRTDYNASVSVPDSSGPERILSVNASIDTIGKILLKIIPTLEEYQHYSGIDFDSELRLLIHQSLAGGIIGVKGAKIKELRENTQTTIKLFQECCPHSTDRVVLVGGKPERVIECIKVILELVSETPIKGRTQPYDPNFYDETYDYGGFTMMFEDRGRRPVSGFPIRVRGGFDRAPPVRSSRPPPPSRRDYDDISPRRGPPPPLSRGGRGSSRARNLPLPPPPPPRGGGDRFSHGSYHSSMDDRPSERRSRGDRYDSMSGSRYGSRGSYSDIGGPVITTQVTIPKDLAGSIIGKGGQRIKQIRHECGASIKIDEPLEGSEDRIITITGTQDQIQNAQYLLQNRHAHQFTPLMSCSRQSK from the exons ATGGATGTGAAAAGCAAAGATCAGGACAAAGACAACGCATTCAGCAACGCTGATGCTAACG TAACACTGCCCTCACTGGTAGGCAAACGCCCAGCAGAGGACATGGATGAGGAGCACGCCTTCAAACGCTCTCGGAATGCAGATGAAATGGTGGAGCTGCGCATCTTACTTCAAAGCAAA AATGCCGGCGCTGTTATTGGTAAAGGTGGCAAGAACATAAAAGCTCTTCGCACAGAT tACAATGCCAGTGTATCAGTCCCAGACAGCAGTGGCCCAGAGCG AATCCTGAGCGTTAACGCCAGTATCGACACAATTGGAAAGATTCTCCTAAAAATCATTCCTACTCTGGAGGAG TATCAGCATTACAGTGGGATTGATTTTGACAGCGAGCTTCGCCTGCTGATCCATCAGAGTTTGGCAGGTGGCATCATTGGGGTGAAAGGTGCCAAGATAAAAGAGCTGAGAGAG AACACGCAGACCACCATCAAGTTATTCCAGGAATGCTGTCCACACTCCACTGACAGGGTTGTCTTGGTGGGAGGAAAACCAGAGCGTGTCATTGAATGTATCAAAGTTATCCTGGAGTTGGTGTCAGAG ACCCCCATTAAAGGCCGCACGCAGCCTTACGACCCCAATTTCTACGACGAGACGTACGACTACGGCGGTTTCACCATGATGTTCGAGGACAGAGGGAGGCGACCTGTCAGCGGCTTCCCCATCCGCGTGCGCGGAGGCTTCGACCGCGCGCCTCCCGTTCGCTCCAGCAGACCGCCGCCCCCCTCCCGGAGGGATTACGACGACATCAGCCCCCGCAGGGGGCCTCCGCCGCCACTGAGCAGAGGCGGACGAGGCAGCAGCCGAGCGCGGAACCTGCCTCTCCCCCCTCCGCCACCTCCAAGAGGCGG AGGCGACAGGTTTTCACACGGCAGCTATCACAGCAGCATGGACGACAGACCGAG cgagaggagaagcagaggagaccGCTACGACAGCATG AGCGGCAGCAGATACG GCAGCAGGGGCTCGTACAGCGACATCGGGGGCCCGGTCATCACCACGCAAGTGACGATCCCAAAAGAC CTGGCCGGTTCCATCATCGGCAAGGGCGGTCAGAGGATCAAGCAGATCCGCCACGAGTGCGGGGCGTCCATCAAGATCGATGAGCCACTAGAGGGCTCTGAGGAccgcatcatcaccatcacagggACACAGGACCAGATCCAGAATGCCCAGTACCTCCTGCAGAACAGGCACGCGCACCAGTTCACCCCACTGATGTCTTGTTCCCgacaaagcaaataa
- the LOC130516732 gene encoding guanine nucleotide-binding protein subunit alpha-11-like: MEECCLSSEDAEKRRIHKEIERQLQRDKRNSQREFKLLLLGTGESGKSTFIKQMRIIHGTGYSEADRRGFTRLVFQNIVTAIQALVYAIKTLRIDYSDEQNISHAEKLIRVDAQRVSTLEAWQVDAIRQVWSDRGVQSCYDRRREFQLSDSAKYYLDDLDRITAASYVPTLQDVLRVRVPTTGIIEYPFDLSKVIFRMVDVGGQRSERRKWIHCFDNVTSIIFLAAVSEYDQVLYESESDNRLSESLALFKTILSYSWFQDSSIILFLNKTDLLEEKIAQSHLATYFPAYRGPRGDADSAKEFILQLYRAQHRQSHKPLYSHFTCATDTKNIKVVFKAVKDTLFREHLRDFNIQ, from the exons ATGGAGGAGTGCTGCCTGTCCAGCGAGGACGCGGAGAAGAGGAGGATCCACAAGGAGATAGAGAGGCAGCTCCAGCGCGACAAGAGGAACTCCCAGAGGGAGttcaagctcctgctcctgg GCACCGGTGAAAGTGGGAAGAGCACTTTTATCAAACAGATGAGGATCATCCACGGGACTGGATACAGCGAGGCCGACAGGAGGGGCTTCACCCGCCTGGTGTTTCAGAACATCGTCACCGCCATCCAGGCGCTGGTCTACGCCATAAAAACTCTCCGCATCGACTACAGCGATGAACAGAACATT AGCCACGCGGAGAAGCTGATCCGGGTGGATGCACAGCGCGTTTCCACGTTGGAAGCCTGGCAGGTGGACGCCATCAGGCAAGTGTGGAGCGACCGCGGGGTCCAAAGCTGCTACGACCGCAGGAGGGAGTTCCAGTTGTCTGACTCTGCCAAATA TTACCTGGACGACTTGGACAGGATCACGGCCGCGTCGTACGTGCCCACCCTGCAGGACGTCCTGAGGGTCAGGGTCCCCACCACGGGCATCATAGAGTACCCCTTCGACCTTTCCAAAGTAATCTTCAG GATGGTGGATGTGGGCGGCCAGCGCTccgagaggaggaagtggatcCACTGTTTCGACAACGTCACCTCCATCATATTCCTGGCGGCGGTCAGCGAGTACGACCAGGTCCTCTACGAGAGCGAGAGCGAC AATCGGCTGAGCGAGAGTCTGGCCTTGTTCAAGACCATCCTGTCCTACTCCTGGTTCCAGGactcctccatcatcctcttcctGAACAAAACCGActtgctggaggagaagatcgCTCAGTCTCACCTGGCCACTTACTTTCCCGCCTACAGAG gaCCTCGCGGGGACGCCGACTCGGCCAAAGAGTTCATCCTGCAGCTCTACAGGGCCCAGCACAGGCAGAGCCACAAGCCGCTCTACTCCCACTTCACCTGCGCCACCGACACCAAGAACATCAAGGTGGTGTTCAAGGCCGTGAAGGACACGCTGTTCAGGGAGCACCTGAGAGACTTCAACATCCAATGA
- the hnrpkl gene encoding heterogeneous nuclear ribonucleoprotein K, like isoform X3, translated as MDVKSKDQDKDNAFSNADANVTLPSLVGKRPAEDMDEEHAFKRSRNADEMVELRILLQSKNAGAVIGKGGKNIKALRTDYNASVSVPDSSGPERILSVNASIDTIGKILLKIIPTLEEYQHYSGIDFDSELRLLIHQSLAGGIIGVKGAKIKELRENTQTTIKLFQECCPHSTDRVVLVGGKPERVIECIKVILELVSETPIKGRTQPYDPNFYDETYDYGGFTMMFEDRGRRPVSGFPIRVRGGFDRAPPVRSSRPPPPSRRDYDDISPRRGPPPPLSRGGRGSSRARNLPLPPPPPPRGGGDRFSHGSYHSSMDDRPSERRSRGDRYDSMSGSRYDNNSSWERFQSGSRGSYSDIGGPVITTQVTIPKDLAGSIIGKGGQRIKQIRHECGASIKIDEPLEGSEDRIITITGTQDQIQNAQYLLQNSVRQYSGRFF; from the exons ATGGATGTGAAAAGCAAAGATCAGGACAAAGACAACGCATTCAGCAACGCTGATGCTAACG TAACACTGCCCTCACTGGTAGGCAAACGCCCAGCAGAGGACATGGATGAGGAGCACGCCTTCAAACGCTCTCGGAATGCAGATGAAATGGTGGAGCTGCGCATCTTACTTCAAAGCAAA AATGCCGGCGCTGTTATTGGTAAAGGTGGCAAGAACATAAAAGCTCTTCGCACAGAT tACAATGCCAGTGTATCAGTCCCAGACAGCAGTGGCCCAGAGCG AATCCTGAGCGTTAACGCCAGTATCGACACAATTGGAAAGATTCTCCTAAAAATCATTCCTACTCTGGAGGAG TATCAGCATTACAGTGGGATTGATTTTGACAGCGAGCTTCGCCTGCTGATCCATCAGAGTTTGGCAGGTGGCATCATTGGGGTGAAAGGTGCCAAGATAAAAGAGCTGAGAGAG AACACGCAGACCACCATCAAGTTATTCCAGGAATGCTGTCCACACTCCACTGACAGGGTTGTCTTGGTGGGAGGAAAACCAGAGCGTGTCATTGAATGTATCAAAGTTATCCTGGAGTTGGTGTCAGAG ACCCCCATTAAAGGCCGCACGCAGCCTTACGACCCCAATTTCTACGACGAGACGTACGACTACGGCGGTTTCACCATGATGTTCGAGGACAGAGGGAGGCGACCTGTCAGCGGCTTCCCCATCCGCGTGCGCGGAGGCTTCGACCGCGCGCCTCCCGTTCGCTCCAGCAGACCGCCGCCCCCCTCCCGGAGGGATTACGACGACATCAGCCCCCGCAGGGGGCCTCCGCCGCCACTGAGCAGAGGCGGACGAGGCAGCAGCCGAGCGCGGAACCTGCCTCTCCCCCCTCCGCCACCTCCAAGAGGCGG AGGCGACAGGTTTTCACACGGCAGCTATCACAGCAGCATGGACGACAGACCGAG cgagaggagaagcagaggagaccGCTACGACAGCATG AGCGGCAGCAGATACG ACAACAATTCTTCCTGGGAGCGCTTTCAGTCTG GCAGCAGGGGCTCGTACAGCGACATCGGGGGCCCGGTCATCACCACGCAAGTGACGATCCCAAAAGAC CTGGCCGGTTCCATCATCGGCAAGGGCGGTCAGAGGATCAAGCAGATCCGCCACGAGTGCGGGGCGTCCATCAAGATCGATGAGCCACTAGAGGGCTCTGAGGAccgcatcatcaccatcacagggACACAGGACCAGATCCAGAATGCCCAGTACCTCCTGCAGAACAG TGTGAGGCAGTACTCCGGTCGCTTCTTCTAG